Part of the Flavobacterium alkalisoli genome is shown below.
AGGCTGCAATCCGGTAACCGAAATATCGGCTGCCGACGCTGTAAGATGCTGACTTTTTGATGCGCCTCCCACTTTTTTATTGTGGCTTTTGGTACGATATCCACTCCCTGAAATTAGTATTGGCTTATCCAGGAATGATCGTAATATCTCAAGGTTTTGTGCTACTTCTGTGGCATTGGCTATATACTTTTGAGGCACTTGAGTACCGTCTTTACAATTGAATTCCTGTAAAGAGAAATTTTGAGTTAACTTCATATAATCATGATTTAAAAATCTTTTGGTATTTATCGGGTATAAGGTGCAGTATCTTTTTAAAGATGTTTATTCCCCCTGCACGTTCAATGTTTTCGCCAATACTCCATGTTTCTATAAAGGCAAAAAGATAGATGGCAAGCACCGGCAGGGTAAGTTCCCTGCCAAATGTGTTAAATAGTGTCAGGTTTTTAAATA
Proteins encoded:
- a CDS encoding YcbK family protein; amino-acid sequence: MKLTQNFSLQEFNCKDGTQVPQKYIANATEVAQNLEILRSFLDKPILISGSGYRTKSHNKKVGGASKSQHLTASAADISVTGLQPMQIAEAIETLIDQGKMKQGGLGVYPTFVHYDIRGTKVRW